A genomic region of Leptolyngbya sp. NIES-2104 contains the following coding sequences:
- a CDS encoding ABC transporter permease, whose translation MKRYFQVLQLFWRTAIAAELEYRINFLIAAFTSLGGLIGSLFSLFLFYQTGYTFAGWRWEEALIVVGIFTLLEGFSGTFLAPNLNRIVRHVQEGTLDFVLLKPISSQFWLSGHTISPWGLPDIIFGAIVIFYAGGRLGISPNAYLISLIPLVFGLAILYSLWFMLGATSIWFVKIYNVTEVLRGLIEAGRYPMAAYPIAYQFFFTFIVPVAFLTTIPAEAMLGRTEFGWIIGAGIIAIVLLFVSRFFWRFALRFYTSASS comes from the coding sequence ATGAAACGGTATTTTCAGGTTTTGCAATTATTTTGGAGAACTGCGATCGCGGCTGAACTCGAATACCGCATCAACTTCTTGATTGCAGCATTCACGAGTTTAGGTGGCTTGATTGGTAGCTTATTCAGCTTGTTTCTGTTCTACCAAACAGGTTATACGTTCGCAGGTTGGCGCTGGGAAGAAGCTCTAATTGTGGTGGGAATTTTCACGCTATTGGAAGGCTTTTCTGGTACTTTCCTTGCCCCGAATCTAAACCGCATTGTCCGCCACGTGCAAGAAGGAACGCTTGATTTCGTCTTGCTCAAACCGATTAGCTCTCAGTTTTGGCTATCCGGTCACACGATTTCACCTTGGGGACTGCCGGATATTATCTTTGGTGCGATCGTTATTTTCTACGCAGGCGGCAGACTTGGTATCTCTCCAAATGCTTATCTAATCAGCCTTATTCCATTAGTCTTCGGATTGGCGATTCTATATAGTCTCTGGTTCATGTTAGGCGCAACTAGCATTTGGTTTGTCAAAATCTACAACGTCACGGAAGTATTACGAGGATTGATCGAGGCGGGACGCTATCCGATGGCAGCTTACCCGATCGCGTATCAATTCTTTTTCACGTTCATTGTTCCAGTTGCTTTTCTCACCACAATTCCAGCCGAAGCGATGTTAGGACGAACGGAATTTGGCTGGATCATCGGAGCGGGAATTATAGCGATCGTGCTTCTTTTCGTTTCTCGATTTTTCTGGCGATTTGCGTTGAGGTTCTACACGAGTGCTTCTTCATGA
- a CDS encoding DUF29 domain-containing protein yields MSVPDLYEVDFHAWTQQQASFLREQHWNKIDLPNLIEEIESLGRQQRQELRNRLSVLIGHLLKWNYQPEARNRSWLATIRVQRRDIARLLKENPSLQPYLDSAIQEAFENGRDLAMGETDLPEATFPIECPYSSSEILDDRFFPGEPSTLQS; encoded by the coding sequence ATGTCTGTCCCTGATCTTTACGAAGTCGATTTTCATGCTTGGACACAGCAACAAGCTAGCTTTCTCCGTGAGCAGCACTGGAACAAGATCGACTTACCGAATCTAATTGAGGAAATTGAATCATTGGGCAGACAGCAACGCCAAGAACTTCGTAACCGTCTGAGCGTTCTAATTGGACATTTGCTGAAATGGAACTATCAACCGGAAGCCCGAAACCGTAGCTGGCTGGCAACCATTCGGGTGCAGCGACGCGATATCGCTCGGTTACTCAAAGAAAATCCCAGTCTTCAGCCTTATCTTGATTCTGCAATACAGGAAGCCTTTGAAAACGGACGAGATTTAGCAATGGGAGAAACAGACTTACCAGAAGCAACGTTTCCAATCGAGTGCCCTTACAGTTCGAGCGAGATTTTAGACGATCGCTTTTTCCCCGGTGAACCGTCTACACTCCAAAGCTAA
- the rnhA gene encoding ribonuclease HI has protein sequence MTSRTIQKIYTDGACSGNPGAGGWGTVIYFNDGTVQELGGYAPDTTNNRMEMQAAIAALDYYRSSGQSHVVALYTDSEYVKNGITKWLPGWKKKGWKTSTGKPVLNQDLWEQLDKLDSPKVEWRYVRGHSGDPGNERCDVIARSFSLGKQPNLKSPDSDLPQRSPAPVSEIPMSEPLQPPDLSENLPREVRVEQLRNLVDTLHMADEIASKGYLISSSELADLMDINANAVTSRGDHWVWRNWVVSRVRREGNQILWQLERVD, from the coding sequence ATGACTTCTCGCACGATTCAAAAAATTTACACTGATGGCGCTTGTTCCGGCAATCCTGGCGCGGGTGGCTGGGGAACGGTCATCTATTTCAACGATGGAACCGTTCAAGAACTCGGCGGCTACGCACCCGATACGACAAATAATCGGATGGAAATGCAAGCCGCGATCGCAGCGCTCGACTACTATCGATCTTCGGGTCAATCTCATGTGGTTGCCCTCTACACAGATAGTGAATATGTGAAGAACGGGATCACCAAATGGTTGCCGGGATGGAAGAAAAAAGGCTGGAAAACCTCGACCGGAAAACCCGTTTTGAATCAGGATCTTTGGGAACAGTTGGATAAACTCGACTCGCCTAAAGTTGAATGGCGCTATGTGCGAGGACATTCGGGCGATCCCGGAAACGAACGCTGTGATGTGATTGCTCGATCGTTCTCTCTGGGAAAACAGCCCAACCTTAAATCACCCGATTCCGACCTGCCGCAACGCTCTCCTGCCCCTGTTTCAGAAATCCCCATGTCCGAACCTCTTCAGCCTCCTGACCTTTCAGAAAATCTACCGCGTGAAGTCCGAGTCGAACAGCTTCGGAATCTAGTGGATACGTTGCACATGGCAGATGAAATCGCGAGTAAAGGCTATTTAATTAGTAGTTCTGAGCTTGCGGATTTGATGGATATTAATGCGAATGCGGTGACGAGTCGCGGCGATCATTGGGTGTGGCGCAACTGGGTTGTCTCGCGGGTACGACGTGAGGGAAATCAGATTTTGTGGCAGTTGGAACGAGTCGATTAA
- a CDS encoding ABC-2 family transporter protein, producing MKRFFRVFKTLLLVYYAYMVEYRAELILWVLSGSLPIILMGVWTQAARQSNFGLTPTDFARYFLSVFLVRQLTVVWVIWEFEREVVEGKLSLRLLQPLDPAWHHVFSHISERFARIPFAMLLIILFFFLYPSAIWVPSFATVILFVLSIALAFTLNFLIQYTLALLAFWTERASSLQEFWFLFYLFLSGVIAPLEVFPPVVRMIALFTPFPYLVNFPANILVGLPTNIIQGFLVMIGWSAGFFVLNRWLWRQGLKQYSGMGA from the coding sequence ATGAAGCGATTTTTTCGGGTGTTTAAGACTCTGCTGCTCGTGTATTACGCCTATATGGTGGAATATCGAGCAGAGCTAATTCTCTGGGTACTTTCAGGGTCGCTGCCGATTATTCTGATGGGAGTCTGGACACAAGCCGCAAGACAAAGTAATTTTGGGCTAACTCCGACCGATTTCGCCCGGTATTTTTTATCAGTATTCCTAGTGCGGCAATTAACGGTTGTTTGGGTGATTTGGGAATTTGAACGTGAAGTCGTTGAAGGGAAGCTCTCTCTAAGATTGTTGCAGCCGCTCGATCCCGCTTGGCATCATGTTTTCTCTCATATTTCAGAGCGCTTTGCCCGAATTCCCTTTGCAATGTTGCTGATTATTTTATTCTTCTTTCTGTATCCGAGTGCGATCTGGGTTCCGAGTTTTGCAACAGTGATTCTATTCGTGTTGTCGATCGCATTAGCCTTTACATTGAATTTCTTAATTCAGTACACATTAGCTCTATTAGCATTCTGGACAGAAAGAGCAAGTTCGCTTCAAGAATTCTGGTTTCTGTTTTATCTATTTCTCTCTGGTGTGATTGCACCGTTAGAAGTTTTTCCACCTGTGGTGAGAATGATCGCATTATTTACTCCGTTTCCGTATCTCGTGAATTTTCCGGCAAACATTCTAGTGGGATTGCCCACGAATATCATTCAAGGCTTTCTCGTGATGATCGGCTGGAGTGCAGGATTTTTTGTTTTAAATCGCTGGTTATGGCGGCAAGGACTTAAACAGTATTCGGGAATGGGCGCATGA
- a CDS encoding GntR family transcriptional regulator, translated as MIQSSEGKGGLFSGNERLNRSSMSGEPERMAPLARRQSLQAQAYQALRSAILSGEITSGTRLVETQLAKQLQVSRTPIREAIRQLQQENLITIDTAGTLRVATLSMQDAVQLYTCRIALEQLSVVGACENATDKEIAALQDLVVAAEQTDRSQSTNAHLLNLDYQFHRSIARSSKNLWLTSLLDQVFDQMALLRIQTLQRNPQVLEIRQEHREIYSAIASRNREKAVDTIVSHLSASRDRVIREIERLRQET; from the coding sequence GTGATTCAGTCGAGTGAAGGGAAGGGCGGCTTGTTTTCAGGCAATGAACGATTAAATCGATCGTCGATGTCGGGTGAACCGGAGCGCATGGCTCCTCTCGCACGTCGGCAATCTTTGCAGGCGCAAGCTTATCAGGCTTTGCGATCGGCAATCCTGTCCGGAGAAATCACATCCGGCACCCGACTCGTGGAAACCCAGCTTGCGAAACAATTACAAGTGAGTCGAACGCCCATTCGAGAAGCGATCCGCCAACTTCAACAAGAGAATTTAATTACGATCGATACTGCTGGAACGCTCAGAGTTGCAACACTTTCGATGCAAGATGCTGTTCAGCTTTACACTTGTCGAATCGCGTTAGAGCAGCTATCAGTTGTGGGAGCCTGCGAGAATGCGACCGATAAAGAAATCGCTGCCCTCCAAGATTTAGTTGTTGCTGCTGAACAAACGGATCGATCGCAATCCACGAATGCTCATTTGCTGAATTTGGACTATCAGTTTCATCGATCGATTGCTCGTAGCTCTAAAAATCTCTGGCTGACTTCGTTGCTCGATCAAGTATTTGATCAAATGGCACTTTTACGGATTCAGACCTTGCAGCGCAATCCACAAGTGCTGGAGATTCGGCAGGAACATCGAGAAATTTATAGCGCGATTGCGTCTCGTAATCGCGAAAAAGCGGTTGATACGATCGTGTCTCATCTATCTGCAAGTCGCGATCGTGTGATTCGTGAAATCGAACGATTGAGACAGGAAACTTAG
- a CDS encoding glycosyltransferase family 2 protein: MCPEFSFSIVLETENLANADINGLLRSLSSLASQEPSPIEAQEVLLIESGDIPPDLLAQLAEQYPWIKVCSAPTGTEYYESKMLGAKLATGDILVYYDSDCVYESGWLRKILTPFKQSEEIQVVAGETTTSGVGIYGTAMALGYIFPQYSERTELTPGKSYFLNNVAFRRSFLLKYPIPTDLPLYRGNCAIHAHELVQSGTIIWQQPQARVLHAPPNGLSHFFWRFLLIGHDYYWQKKLIPNSTNAEPTMSGKKGKFSIFVDRVGKMIDRDIRHAYFLIFSLPVVIVSSLLIYVGYLITKRQPNYLLQTYNQRLHSK, encoded by the coding sequence ATGTGCCCGGAATTTAGTTTTTCAATTGTGCTCGAAACTGAAAATTTAGCGAATGCAGATATAAATGGATTATTGCGATCGCTTTCGAGTTTGGCAAGTCAAGAACCGTCCCCAATTGAAGCACAAGAGGTTTTACTAATCGAAAGTGGTGATATTCCGCCAGATTTACTCGCACAATTAGCTGAGCAGTATCCCTGGATTAAAGTGTGTTCAGCCCCAACAGGAACAGAATATTATGAGTCGAAAATGTTGGGAGCAAAATTAGCAACCGGAGACATTCTTGTCTACTACGATTCAGATTGTGTGTACGAATCGGGCTGGTTAAGAAAGATACTCACTCCATTTAAACAATCCGAAGAAATTCAAGTCGTAGCAGGTGAAACCACAACAAGCGGTGTTGGAATCTATGGGACTGCGATGGCGTTAGGCTATATTTTTCCACAGTATTCTGAACGGACAGAATTAACACCCGGAAAAAGCTATTTTCTCAACAATGTCGCATTTCGTCGATCGTTCTTACTCAAGTATCCAATTCCTACTGATTTGCCCCTTTATCGGGGAAATTGCGCGATTCATGCTCACGAATTAGTTCAGTCTGGAACGATCATTTGGCAACAACCTCAAGCCCGTGTACTTCATGCGCCGCCAAATGGTTTATCGCATTTTTTCTGGCGATTTCTATTAATTGGACATGATTACTATTGGCAGAAAAAGCTAATTCCAAATTCGACAAATGCAGAGCCTACAATGTCAGGCAAAAAAGGGAAATTTAGTATCTTTGTCGATCGTGTTGGGAAAATGATCGATCGAGACATTCGTCATGCCTATTTTCTAATATTTTCGCTTCCAGTTGTCATTGTTTCATCGCTGTTAATTTATGTGGGTTATCTGATTACAAAACGCCAACCAAACTATCTATTGCAAACTTACAATCAGCGTTTGCACTCGAAATAA
- a CDS encoding DUF4351 domain-containing protein gives MEIVTSWMEQGIERGIEQGVTQGTRSLVLQQLTTLFGKLPDSVRSQISELPSDRIQSLSIALLRFQSVEDLEQWLER, from the coding sequence ATGGAAATCGTAACAAGCTGGATGGAGCAAGGGATTGAGCGCGGTATTGAGCAAGGAGTTACTCAAGGGACACGATCGCTAGTTCTACAACAGTTAACCACTCTATTTGGCAAGTTGCCGGATTCAGTGCGATCGCAAATTTCAGAGTTACCCAGCGATCGTATCCAGTCTCTCAGCATTGCTCTGCTGCGATTCCAAAGTGTCGAGGATTTAGAACAATGGCTTGAAAGGTAG
- the guaA gene encoding glutamine-hydrolyzing GMP synthase, translating into MIVILDFGSQYSELIARRIRETQVYSEVLSYRTSAEQLRQLNPKGIILSGGPSSVYDKGAPHCDPEIWKLGVPVLGVCYGMQLMVQQLGGKVERSDRGEYGKANLSIDDPTDLLTNVEDGSIMWMSHGDSVAQLPSGFETLAHTSNTPCAAIAEHDRKLYGVQFHPEVVHSQYGQALIRNFVYHICECEPTWTTDAFVEESVREIRAKVGDKRVLLALSGGVDSSTLAFLLHRAIGDQLTCMFIDQGFMRKLEPERLVKLFHEQFHIDVAYVNARERFISAIAGITDPEEKRKRIGHEFIRVFEEESKRLGPFDYLAQGTLYPDVIESADTNVDPQTGERVAVKIKSHHNVGGLPKDLQFKLIEPLRKLFKDEVRKVGRSIGLPEEIVNRQPFPGPGLAIRILGEVDDEKLDILRDADLIVRQEINRAGIYHDVWQAFAVLLPVRSVGVMGDQRTYAYPIVLRCVKSEDGMTADWARIPYDLMETISNRIVNEVKGVNRVVYDITSKPPGTIEWE; encoded by the coding sequence ATGATTGTGATTCTCGATTTTGGTTCGCAGTACTCCGAACTCATCGCCCGTCGAATCCGCGAAACTCAGGTCTACTCTGAAGTTTTGTCGTATCGCACGAGCGCTGAACAACTGCGCCAACTCAACCCCAAAGGGATTATTCTCTCTGGGGGTCCGAGTTCGGTTTATGACAAAGGTGCTCCGCATTGTGACCCAGAAATTTGGAAACTCGGTGTTCCGGTTCTGGGAGTTTGCTACGGCATGCAGTTGATGGTTCAACAGCTTGGCGGCAAGGTTGAACGCAGCGATCGAGGTGAATATGGCAAAGCCAATTTATCGATCGATGACCCGACGGATCTCTTAACCAACGTTGAAGATGGCTCGATCATGTGGATGAGTCATGGTGATTCGGTTGCACAACTGCCGTCTGGATTTGAAACGCTCGCGCATACGAGTAACACGCCTTGTGCCGCGATCGCAGAACACGATCGTAAACTCTACGGCGTTCAGTTTCACCCGGAAGTAGTGCATTCCCAATACGGACAAGCGTTGATTCGCAATTTCGTTTACCACATCTGCGAATGTGAGCCGACTTGGACAACCGATGCGTTTGTTGAAGAATCGGTTCGGGAAATCCGCGCCAAAGTCGGTGATAAGCGGGTTCTGTTAGCGCTTTCCGGTGGTGTTGATTCTTCAACTCTGGCGTTTTTGCTGCATCGAGCGATCGGGGATCAGCTCACTTGTATGTTCATCGATCAAGGCTTTATGCGGAAGTTAGAGCCAGAAAGATTGGTCAAGCTGTTCCATGAGCAATTCCATATCGATGTCGCTTATGTGAATGCGCGGGAACGATTCATTAGCGCGATCGCAGGTATCACTGATCCCGAAGAAAAACGCAAGCGGATCGGGCATGAGTTCATTCGCGTCTTCGAGGAAGAATCGAAACGGCTAGGACCTTTCGACTATCTTGCTCAAGGCACGTTATACCCAGACGTGATCGAATCGGCAGATACGAACGTCGATCCGCAAACGGGCGAACGTGTAGCGGTCAAAATCAAAAGCCATCACAACGTCGGTGGATTGCCAAAAGATTTGCAGTTCAAATTGATCGAACCGTTGCGGAAACTGTTCAAAGACGAAGTGCGAAAAGTGGGTCGATCGATTGGTCTTCCAGAAGAAATCGTCAATCGTCAACCGTTCCCTGGTCCAGGTCTAGCGATTCGGATTCTAGGTGAAGTAGACGACGAAAAGCTGGATATTCTTCGTGATGCTGATCTGATCGTGCGTCAAGAAATCAACCGAGCAGGTATCTATCACGACGTGTGGCAAGCTTTCGCAGTCTTGTTACCGGTTCGCAGTGTTGGCGTAATGGGTGATCAGCGCACGTATGCTTATCCGATCGTGCTTCGCTGTGTGAAGAGTGAAGACGGCATGACCGCAGATTGGGCAAGAATTCCTTACGATCTGATGGAAACGATTTCTAACCGAATTGTGAATGAAGTGAAGGGCGTGAATCGGGTGGTGTATGACATCACCTCGAAGCCGCCTGGAACGATCGAGTGGGAATAA
- the cbiD gene encoding cobalt-precorrin-5B (C(1))-methyltransferase CbiD, translated as MAVGTSRLTMVKSGYTLPVFACASAIAALQHLRSRTQLDRVQLDLINPAETVEIAIEQVAKLSDRSALAITRSDPGDNLDLTRNTPVWAMVELSQGEGITIVGGEGIGIQSNQQSAIYSYAQELLLTNLDRLLNPSESLRVTIVLPEGRQLAKRTSNEAFGVVEGLSLLGTSGIAHPLSAPDQLEIFRTELQQKAEHFDTLVFCIGENGLDLAAKLGIERDRTIKTANWIGSLLVEAGIQQVKSILLFGYHGKLIKLAGGIFHTHHHVADARQEILTAHAVKVGIATPDLQAILNSPTAEDGLKYLRNLGKAIDVYDSIAQTIDDRAQHYIYTHSETTVEIGTILFDRSRQILVKTKKAVQLLESVC; from the coding sequence GTGGCAGTTGGAACGAGTCGATTAACGATGGTGAAATCTGGTTATACATTGCCTGTATTCGCTTGCGCGTCCGCGATCGCGGCTCTCCAACATTTACGATCGCGAACCCAACTCGATCGCGTTCAACTCGATCTCATTAATCCAGCCGAAACGGTCGAAATCGCGATCGAACAAGTCGCCAAACTTTCCGATCGTTCTGCTCTGGCAATTACTCGCAGCGATCCAGGTGACAATCTCGATCTCACTCGAAATACGCCAGTTTGGGCGATGGTCGAATTAAGCCAAGGTGAAGGAATTACGATCGTCGGTGGTGAAGGCATCGGAATCCAATCGAATCAACAATCCGCTATCTATTCCTACGCCCAAGAATTACTTCTAACAAACCTCGATCGACTCCTCAATCCCAGTGAATCTCTTCGCGTGACGATCGTGCTTCCCGAAGGTCGGCAACTCGCAAAACGCACTTCAAACGAAGCCTTCGGAGTCGTCGAAGGTCTATCCCTGCTCGGAACTTCTGGAATCGCGCACCCGCTCAGCGCACCCGATCAGTTAGAAATTTTCAGAACCGAACTGCAACAAAAAGCCGAACACTTTGACACCCTTGTTTTTTGTATCGGGGAAAATGGGTTAGACCTTGCGGCAAAACTGGGAATCGAACGCGATCGCACCATCAAAACCGCAAATTGGATCGGCTCTCTGCTCGTCGAAGCCGGAATCCAGCAAGTCAAATCGATTCTCTTATTTGGCTATCACGGTAAATTGATCAAACTTGCAGGCGGAATCTTTCACACCCATCACCATGTCGCGGATGCTCGACAAGAAATTCTCACAGCTCACGCAGTAAAGGTTGGAATTGCTACACCGGATTTACAAGCCATTCTCAATAGTCCAACGGCTGAAGATGGATTGAAATACTTAAGAAATTTGGGAAAAGCGATCGACGTCTACGACTCCATCGCTCAAACGATCGACGATCGCGCTCAGCACTACATCTACACTCACAGCGAAACGACCGTTGAAATTGGCACAATTTTGTTCGATCGCTCTCGTCAGATACTTGTCAAAACCAAAAAAGCCGTTCAACTGCTTGAGTCGGTTTGCTAA
- a CDS encoding DUF3122 domain-containing protein, with protein sequence MENLARLWKSCVLAMLIWVISTHSVLASVHTYSDANSILYRSLSKLQDERDRAWQVVFYKRFPIGQPDAIHLRLVGFPGLVTLNHDQTLEVEANRSLLSAKDVTSQDFPIAHVGEYDFKPVLNQLDTDTKLTLILHLSTGDTRLKIPEETALEWWRVASWQPDRAP encoded by the coding sequence GTGGAAAACTTAGCGCGATTGTGGAAAAGTTGCGTTTTAGCGATGTTAATTTGGGTGATCAGTACACATTCTGTACTGGCATCGGTTCATACTTACTCCGATGCGAATAGTATCTTGTATCGATCGCTTTCTAAACTTCAAGATGAGCGCGATCGAGCTTGGCAAGTGGTTTTTTATAAGCGGTTTCCGATCGGTCAACCGGACGCGATTCATCTCAGACTGGTTGGATTCCCCGGTTTAGTCACCCTCAATCATGACCAAACGTTAGAAGTCGAAGCGAATCGATCGCTGTTGAGTGCTAAGGATGTAACTTCTCAAGATTTCCCGATCGCTCATGTGGGTGAATATGATTTCAAACCTGTGCTAAATCAATTAGATACCGATACAAAACTGACGCTGATTTTGCACCTTAGTACGGGTGATACACGATTAAAAATTCCAGAAGAAACCGCTTTAGAATGGTGGCGGGTAGCAAGTTGGCAACCCGATCGCGCTCCTTGA
- a CDS encoding cation diffusion facilitator family transporter: MVVDNRSTVRKVLLITLFLNVFVLLLKAVVGWLTGSLSLIADALHSLTDSASNVLGLVSSRFSSPIPDRDHPYGHQKYEAIGALGVAAFLGIACFEILQSAIERLFYAGEPVRISGFELWILLLVLGVNLFVTFYERREGLRVNSPILIADAQHTMSDVWVTISVLGGLIGIWVLNWQWLDIVLALPVAILVFRSGWQVLKQNLPWLVDEIAIAPEAIHAIAMTVPGVLNCHDIASRGVVGRQTFIEMHLIVSAKDVETAHLITEEVEARLIERYSPVRVMIHVEPPSYQEDHISFGV, from the coding sequence ATGGTTGTAGATAATCGATCGACCGTTCGCAAAGTTCTACTCATTACTTTGTTCTTAAATGTTTTTGTTTTACTACTGAAAGCAGTCGTTGGATGGCTCACCGGATCATTGAGCCTGATTGCTGATGCGCTCCACAGTTTGACGGATAGCGCGAGTAACGTGTTGGGATTGGTTTCGAGCCGATTTTCGTCACCGATTCCCGATCGCGATCATCCCTATGGACATCAGAAATACGAAGCGATCGGAGCATTAGGAGTCGCGGCTTTTTTGGGGATTGCTTGCTTTGAAATTTTGCAAAGTGCGATCGAGCGATTGTTTTACGCAGGCGAACCGGTCAGAATTTCTGGGTTTGAACTTTGGATATTGTTGCTTGTCTTGGGCGTGAATTTGTTTGTTACCTTCTATGAGCGGCGGGAAGGACTGCGCGTGAATAGTCCGATTCTGATTGCGGATGCTCAACACACGATGAGTGATGTTTGGGTGACGATTAGCGTATTGGGAGGATTGATTGGAATTTGGGTGCTGAATTGGCAGTGGTTGGATATTGTGCTGGCGCTGCCTGTGGCGATTTTGGTGTTTCGGAGTGGGTGGCAAGTCTTGAAGCAGAATCTACCGTGGTTGGTCGATGAAATTGCGATCGCGCCTGAAGCGATTCATGCGATCGCGATGACGGTTCCGGGTGTTCTGAACTGTCATGATATTGCCTCACGGGGGGTCGTTGGGCGACAGACTTTTATTGAAATGCACTTGATTGTGAGTGCGAAAGATGTTGAAACGGCACATCTAATCACCGAAGAAGTAGAGGCGCGATTAATTGAGCGATATAGTCCGGTGCGGGTGATGATTCACGTTGAGCCGCCCTCGTATCAGGAAGATCACATTAGCTTTGGAGTGTAG
- a CDS encoding deoxyribodipyrimidine photo-lyase, translating into MKRTIVWFRRDLRISDHAPLHRAVSRGAVIPVFIFDRALLHHPETGSARVAFMLDCLRSLDENLRDRGGRLILRFGDPVEILPNLIRETGSDGIYAYVDYERIYGRVRDARLNRALEEQNLRIRWFEPTAAASELMPYSDYRKFWYREMSAEMLPTPLNIPTPEDVFSEPIPTLTDLGLLPDNKPIPPAGTNAAREMLQAFLKEKVDRYYWQLSYPGAEITSGLSPHIKFGAISIRECYQMTQRLLKYESDQKIQRSRKQFISRLRWGSGFAQRFRYLPQLELRSLYSVFDQDGWDFDETLYEAWKTGQTGFPIIDAAARCLEATGGWMAMNFRSRAIYSSFLSNLLGMDWRYGALHFMRHLIDGDCPIDHYQWAMQAGVTHCLDKSWTRIYNPEQAAVDRCDPNGEFIKKWVPELADVPAVQLGLPPRVKGYPAPILNYREARSSRVQRLEEQRSNFRQSSNVLPYLARMPESVLPFGHDQFESEIRWAQLPSPDLFPAALDLDELDLERSTWLRSWLVAHVEIKPHKTTSRRKKPNTDSNIIQLSLLDSLQGNES; encoded by the coding sequence ATGAAGCGCACGATCGTTTGGTTTCGCCGAGATTTACGCATTAGTGACCATGCTCCCTTGCACAGAGCCGTTTCGCGTGGGGCTGTGATTCCGGTGTTTATCTTCGATCGTGCTTTGCTGCATCATCCCGAAACTGGATCGGCGCGAGTTGCGTTTATGTTGGACTGTTTGCGATCGCTCGATGAGAATTTGCGCGATCGAGGCGGGCGATTGATTCTCCGATTCGGTGATCCGGTCGAAATCTTACCAAATCTCATTCGAGAAACTGGATCAGATGGCATCTATGCTTACGTTGACTATGAACGCATCTACGGGCGCGTCAGAGATGCCCGACTCAATCGCGCTCTAGAAGAGCAAAATCTCAGAATTCGCTGGTTTGAACCGACTGCCGCCGCTTCGGAGTTGATGCCCTACAGCGACTACCGAAAGTTTTGGTATCGCGAAATGAGTGCGGAAATGTTGCCCACTCCGCTCAATATCCCGACTCCAGAGGATGTCTTCAGTGAACCGATTCCGACATTAACCGATTTAGGATTACTCCCTGACAATAAACCGATCCCGCCTGCTGGAACGAATGCAGCAAGAGAAATGCTCCAAGCATTCCTAAAAGAAAAGGTTGATCGATATTATTGGCAGCTTTCGTATCCCGGTGCAGAAATCACATCAGGATTAAGTCCACATATCAAATTCGGAGCGATTTCAATTCGTGAGTGTTATCAAATGACACAACGATTGCTGAAATACGAAAGCGATCAGAAAATACAACGAAGTCGAAAACAATTTATCTCACGTTTGCGCTGGGGAAGCGGATTCGCTCAGAGATTCCGCTATCTGCCTCAGTTAGAACTACGATCGCTTTATTCGGTATTCGACCAAGACGGTTGGGACTTCGACGAAACCCTTTACGAAGCTTGGAAAACGGGACAAACCGGATTTCCAATCATTGATGCCGCCGCTCGATGTTTAGAAGCGACAGGCGGATGGATGGCGATGAACTTTCGATCGCGGGCGATCTATTCCAGCTTCTTGAGCAATCTACTCGGTATGGATTGGCGTTACGGTGCGCTTCATTTCATGCGGCATTTAATCGATGGTGACTGTCCGATCGATCATTATCAATGGGCAATGCAAGCCGGAGTCACCCATTGTTTAGATAAAAGCTGGACGCGCATTTACAACCCAGAACAAGCCGCTGTCGATCGCTGTGATCCCAATGGCGAATTTATCAAAAAATGGGTTCCAGAGCTTGCCGATGTTCCCGCTGTTCAATTAGGTCTACCACCACGGGTCAAGGGCTACCCTGCACCAATTTTGAACTATCGAGAAGCACGATCGAGCCGAGTTCAGCGATTAGAAGAACAGCGATCGAACTTTCGCCAAAGTTCCAACGTTTTGCCGTACCTAGCTCGAATGCCTGAATCAGTGCTGCCATTTGGACATGATCAGTTTGAAAGCGAAATTCGATGGGCACAGTTACCTTCACCCGATCTCTTTCCTGCTGCATTGGATTTGGACGAACTAGATTTAGAGCGATCGACGTGGCTCCGATCGTGGCTTGTGGCTCATGTCGAAATCAAACCTCATAAAACCACATCTCGCCGTAAAAA